One stretch of Cygnus atratus isolate AKBS03 ecotype Queensland, Australia chromosome 26, CAtr_DNAZoo_HiC_assembly, whole genome shotgun sequence DNA includes these proteins:
- the NWD1 gene encoding NACHT domain- and WD repeat-containing protein 1 — protein sequence MATEREALLEKAYPEAQAFCQKHGFMFEVIDLRWGISDLVDTDQRNTELSLEEIEACQKLSAGPTFIGLLGDRYEHQTVPRLIAEKEFEALILQLSGGPAQLLAQWYRRDDNALPACYVLQPADRQAWHHLRGHLASALRVAAQKAERCGPLSPEQRHCYHKSAIEWEIEKGLIDAQESNLGALIFLREFEDSDRQIGQGTNCELLEKEDSEAKQLLSNLKTKLVNHYPKHLKVHTLAHGNDSGNPQHKNNNKYLKQLCEQFVAVTKHHVLENLPYQRQISKEPGQLLQELGHHAALCLKSCRFFCGRQNLLDNIFHHIRQNNDKTHTALILYGPPGCGKTALMCKLSKHMQAVLGQETVIVIRLLGTSQSSSAIQSLLRDICLQVCFAFDLPPPPTQTRQACSDLVLFLSNLLLTISRCGTHTLVLFLDSVERLLPCDGAHRFHWLPTDCPPKVHIIISISTSESGILKALQHAVPEAEAYFEVGPLSSEEGEEMLEMLLASDKRRLSPAQWAYIWQSLPGGGQPLLFKLAFCEARNWASYTSSSELVIASTAQEAMHCLCDRLEKSHGTVLVAHVLGYIASSRNGLSDMELKDVLSLDDEVLAEIHHCHLPSSKAILRFPPLHWARLRRDMGECVAEQKADSFTLLGFAHRQFVETVQNRYLSKQDQIKRHFLLADFFKGTWSWGMKKPLTLPHLSRTLNADRKVAPQPLWFSDTVPNLRKLSELPFHLLNAGRIEELKQDVLGNMNWISCKAITSGIQSVVDDFAMCTERINCPELRLVRDTLLLVKPAVGSIHGPEGLSIIYTEVLARLLFFVPSYPEVIGKLCQQCLSWFSARPHPVLIPLCGFLQPPGGPLHTTLTGFLKGVTVMALSSDYRLLVAGSQDGSMLVWNMEVIEMLHALPGHSAEVRCVKVFAKGTCAVSAAMDHSLRIWNLISGRVKFVIQDTLIEEQPSHHLHVDERHMIVYSSSDTKVNAWHLETAELIFQISAEVSGAWICSAVHSLRLVIMTVSEGGVLSLWNSNTGELRSKRQLSGLQEETPTSSVLLQKQGKMIVGFSRGSLSMISSDGNSLLEKLPGRVCFVVASEDESILAAGFEEYVRVYLADAKGFHRFLAADLEHEGAVHTAAISAGNSIVVTGSQAACIQVWSLSEQGLLTDTLDGMGAPVTHLALYDCTLVSASHGATYLRVWNLVCKQQQKTLARVTDTGCTALSHGGDYVYLTQPEDRQKVIIWDATEGAVCDTLDTSAQVRCLEIAEQTQLLFTGLVSGTVLVFPLNSRQDVACIPPPESQKPVNHMAINKHEKQLAIAYNDLVLVLDITPADPCPVIHRPTYTFYTQIPGALVSRVAVLADYRVLYGMTSGDLFLYDCAQSQVFPLEGHRSQISCLESSHGEHWALSGAEDSLQCLWDLESCQQEHEMCYYKPASLLKGIRCACFSKDDKYLYTGSLDQTITVWDVASGALLVVQCIHTTATRIVPTADGFVATTKLGYIIRERFHCPTTTSPQYNSLQNITSMCTVKSRKKDGKNSSKHQYNQGNSSESLTRTYKLSQICSVV from the exons ATGGCTACAGAAAGAGAGGCCCTCCTGGAGAAAGCATATCCAGAAGCGCAGGCTTTCTGTCAGAAGCACGGCTTCATGTTTGAG gtaaTCGACTTGAGATGGGGTATTTCTGACCTTGTAGACACTGAtcagagaaacacagaactCTCTCTGGAGGAAATTGAAGCCTGTCAGAAACTGTCAGCTGGTCCCACCTTCATT GGACTCCTGGGGGACCGCTACGAGCACCAGACTGTGCCGCGGCTCATTGCGGAGAAGGAGTTTGAGGCCCTAATTCTGCAGCTATCAGGGggccctgcccagctcctggcacagtGGTACCGGCGGGATGACAACGCGCTGCCTGCCTGCTACGTGCTGCAGCCGGCTGACAGGCAGGCCTGGCATCACCTGCGGGGACACCTGGCCTCAGCGCTGCGTGTGGCGGCCCAGAAGGCAGAGAGATGTGGGCCGCTCAGCCCTGAGCAGAGGCACTGCTACCACAAATCAG cAATTGAATGGGAAATTGAAAAAGGTCTCATCGACGCCCAGGAGAGCAACCTGGGGGCTCTCATATTCCTCAGAGAGTTTGAGGACTCTGACAGACAAATTGGACAAGGGACAAACTGTGAGCTGCTAGAGAAAGAGGACAGTGAAGCAAAACAGCTGCTCAGCaaccttaaaacaaaacttgtaaACCACTATCCCAAACACCTCAAAGTACACACACTGGCACATGGTAACGATTCTGGGAACCCTCAGCACAAGAATAACAACAAATACCTGAAACAACTTTGTGAGCAGTTCGTTGCTGTCACTAAGCACCACGTTTTAGAAAATCTTCCATACCAAAGACAGATCAGCAAGGAGCCAGGGCAGCTTCTGCAAGAGCTGGGCCACCACGCTGCTCTGTGTCTGAAGAGCTGCAGATTTTTCTGTGGGAGACAGAATTTATTGGACAATATATTTCACCATATCAGGCAGAACAATGATAAAACCCATACAGCCCTCATCCTTTACGGGCCACCAGGCTGTGGAAAAACAGCTCTGATGTGCAAACTATCAAAGCACATGCAAGCTGTTTTAGGGCAAGAAACTGTCATCGTGATACGTTTGCTGGGGACATCCCAGTCCAGTTCTGCTATTCAGAGCCTGCTGAGGGATATTTGTCTCCAAGTGTGTTTTGCATTTGATTTGCCACCACCTCCAACCCAGACCAGACAGGCTTGCAGTGATCTAGTCCTGTTCCTCAGTAACCTTCTCCTCACCATCTCCCGCTGTGGCACACACACACTGGTGTTGTTCCTCGACTCTGTGGAGAGGCTACTTCCTTGTGACGGTGCTCACAGATTCCACTGGCTCCCTACAGACTGCCCACCAAAGGTCCACAtcatcatttccatttctacaTCAGAGTCTGGTATTCTGAAAGCTCTCCAACACGCTGTGCCTGAGGCTGAGGCGTACTTTGAAGTTGGACCCTTATCCAGCGAGGAAGGCGAGGAGATGCTAGAGATGCTCTTAGCATCTGACAAGCGACGGCTGAGCCCAGCTCAGTGGGCCTACATCTGGCAGAGCCTCCCTGGAGGCGGGCAGCCCCTGCTTTTCAAGCTGGCCTTCTGTGAGGCCAGGAACTGGGCATCGTACACCTCCTCTTCAGAACTAGTGATCGCTAGCACAGCCCAGGAGGCCATGCACTGTCTGTGCGACAGACTGGAAAAATCACACGGCACAGTCCTTGTGGCTCATGTCCTTGGCTATATTGCTTCCTCACG AAATGGGCTGTCAGACATGGAGCTGAAGGACGTTTTATCCCTTGACGATGAAGTTCTCGCAGAGATTCACCACTGCCACCTTCCCTCAAGTAAAGCTATCCTGCGCTTTCCTCCTCTCCACTGGGCACGGCTGCGTAGGGACATGGGAGAGTGCGTGGCAGAACAGAAGGCAGACAGCTTCACCCTGCTTGGCTTTGCACACAG gCAATTTGTTGAAACGGTGCAGAACCGTTATCTATCAAAACAAGATCAAATCAAGCGACATTTTCTCCTGGCAGATTTCTTCAAGGGGACCTGGAGCTGGGGAATGAAGAAACCCCTTACACTGCCACACCTTAGCAGGACTTTGAATGCTGACAGGAAG GTAGCCCCTCAGCCACTCTGGTTCTCTGATACCGTTCCAAATCTGAGGAAGTTGAGCGAATTGCCTTTTCACTTACTTAATGCTGGACGAATTGAGGAGCTAAAACAGGATGTGCTGG GGAATATGAACTGGATCAGCTGTAAAGCAATCACCTCTGGAATACAGAGCGTTGTTGATGACTTTGCCATGTGTACTGAACGCATCAACTGTCCAGAGCTACGTCTTGTGCGGGACACACTCCTCCTTGTGAAACCAGCAGTAGGCAGTATACACGGTCCTGAAG GATTGAGTATAATATACACAGAAGTGTTGGccaggcttcttttttttgtgccttCTTACCCAGAGGTAATTGGGAAGCTGTGCCAGCAGTGTCTGAGCTGGTTCAGCGCCCGTCCCCATCCTGTTCTCATTCCGTTGTGTGGATTTCTCCAGCCACCTGGTGGGCCCCTACACACAACGCTCACTGGATTCCTCAAAG GCGTCACAGTGATGGCACTTAGTTCTGATTACCGGCTGCTGGTGGCAGGTTCCCAGGATGGCTCAATGCTTGTCTGGAATATGGAAGTTATTGAGATGCTGCACGCCCTCCCTGGGCACTCTG CTGAGGTGAGGTGTGTGAAAGTGTTTGCAAAAGGAACCTGTGCTGTCTCAGCTGCCATGGATCACAGTCTGCGCATCTGGAATTTGATTTCTGGCAGAGTAAAGTTTGTTATCCAAGATACACTTATTGAAGAGCAGCCCTCACATCACCTTCACGTGGATGAGAGGCACATGATTGTATATTCTTCCTCAGACACAAAG GTCAATGCTTGGCACCTGGAGACAGCAGAACTCATCTTCCAGATCTCTGCAGAGGTGTCGGGTGCATGGATATGTTCTGCAGTACACAGCCTGAGGCTGGTGATTATGACTGTGTCTGAAGGAGGAGTGCTGAGCCTGTGGAACAGCAACACCGGCGAGCTGAGATCCAAACGTCAGCTATCAGGCCTACAGGAAGAAACGCCAACTTCCAGTGTTCTGCTTCAGAAGCAAGGGAAGATGATAGTGGGATTTAGCAGGGGATCTCTCTCTATG ATCTCTTCTGATGGAAACAGTCTGCTTGAGAAGCTTCCTGGGAGGGTTTGCTTTGTGGTTGCATCAGAAGATGAGTCCATTCTTGCTGCAG gCTTTGAGGAGTACGTGAGAGTGTACCTCGCAGATGCAAAGGGCTTCCACAGGTTCCTAGCAGCAGACCTGGAACATGAAGGAGCGGTTCATACAGCTGCTATCTCTGCTGGCAACAGCATCGTTGTTACTGGTTCTCAGGCTGCATGTATCCAG GTGTGGAGTTTATCAGAACAAGGGTTGCTGACTGACACACTGGATGGCATGGGAGCACCAGTAACACATTTAGCCCTGTACGACTGCACTTTGGTTTCTGCCTCCCACGGTGCGACGTACCTTAGAGTGTGGAACCTCgtctgcaagcagcagcagaaaacctTGGCGCGTGTCACAGACACAGGCTGCACTGCACTGTCCCACGGAGGGGATTACGTCTATTTAACCCAACCTGAGGACAGACAGAAAGTCATCATCTGGGATGCCACAGAAG GTGCAGTGTGTGACACACTGGACACTTCTGCTCAGGTGAGATGCCTGGAAATAGCTGAGCAAACCCAGCTCCTCTTCACTGGACTCGTATCTGGAACAGTCCTTGTTTTTCCGCTGAACTCCAGGCAGGATGTAGCATGCATCCCACCTCCAGAGTCACAGAAACCAGTCAACCATATGGCAATCAACAAGCATGAAAAGCAGCTTGCCATTGCATATAATGATTTAGTCCTCGTGCTGGATATTACCCCTGCAGATCCATGTCCAGTGATCCACAGGCCCACCTACACCTTTTATACTCAGATCCCTGGTGCTCTTGTTTCCAGAGTGGCTGTCCTTGCAGATTACAGAGTCCTCTATGGCATGACTAGTGGGGATTTATTCCTTTATGACTGCGCACAGTCCCAGGTATTTCCTTTGGAAGGTCACAGAAGCCAGATCTCCTGCTTGGAAAGCAGTCATGGAGAGCACTGGGCACTCAGTGGAGCTGAGGATTCACTGCAGTGTCTCTGGGACTTGGAGTCCTGTCAGCAGGAACATGAGATGTGCTATTATAAG CCTGCATCTCTCCTGAAAGGCATTCGCTGTGCTTGCTTCTCGAAAGATGACAAGTACTTGTACACAGGGTCGCTGGATCAGACCATTACAGTCTGGGATGTTGCAAGTG GTGCCTTACTGGTGGTACAGTGCATACACACAACAGCTACCAGAATTGTGCCAACTGCAGATGGATTTGTTGCAACAACAAAGCTCGGTTATATTATCCGTGAGAGGTTTCACTGTCCTACAACCACTTCTCCTCAGTATAACTCACTCCAGAACATCACCTCAATGTGTACAgtaaaatccagaaagaaagatgggaaaaacTCAAGCAAGCACCAGTACAATCAAGGAAATTCTTCTGAGAGCCTGACTCGTACCTACAAGCTCTCTCAGATCTGTTCTGTGGTATAA